A genomic region of Pseudochaenichthys georgianus chromosome 12, fPseGeo1.2, whole genome shotgun sequence contains the following coding sequences:
- the ora5 gene encoding neuropeptide Y receptor type 1 — translation MDAEQLIESLIRGLMCLAGILGNNMLAICSLPGKKAGIRTNELLFINLAVSNLITNYLVDLPDTISDFAGRWIFGETFCRVFNFCANLSETSSILTTFFISIFWHQKLVGSLKRGGAPVKLDNLFLVGCLTAGSWTVAVAFNVPHYMYVGLVRGNNSHLDCEDMFPEATAAQIYEIFYLTLANALPIAGIVCTCVQIVITLFQNQLRVQGNDSEATKAIAEDKHKSVEKINDDRSVSTISVGGNTKDPKDSPTHVYTGVPPSGPNGDLTGHSSPIKEINTDSSDGPPPKVSKASKMAAKPSNSPSAQVRAAKSVVAVASVFVVCWVTHLLLRITNNIHTSPIVKEVASYIAASYTCIIPYIFLYGVKKLSCSCKR, via the coding sequence ATGGATGCTGAACAGCTGATTGAATCCCTCATCAGAGGACTCATGTGTTTGGCAGGGATTCTGGGAAACAACATGCTGGCTATATGCTCCCTGCCTGGGAAGAAAGCTGGCATCCGCACCAACGAGCTCCTTTTCATCAACCTGGCCGTTTCCAACCTCATCACCAACTACCTGGTGGACCTCCCTGACACCATATCAGATTTCGCTGGACGTTGGATCTTTGGGGAAACATTCTGCAGAGTGTTTAATTTTTGTGCAAACCTCTCGGAAACCAGCAGCATCTTGACGACCTTCTTCATCAGCATTTTCTGGCACCAGAAGCTGGTGGGCTCCCTGAAACGTGGAGGGGCCCCTGTGAAGCTGGACAACCTCTTCTTGGTGGGCTGTCTGACGGCCGGGAGCTGGACGGTGGCTGTGGCCTTCAACGTGCCACACTATATGTACGTCGGATTGGTGAGAGGCAATAACAGCCACTTAGACTGCGAGGATATGTTTCCTGAAGCAACAGCCGCACAAATCTACGAAATCTTCTATCTCACCCTGGCTAATGCTCTCCCTATTGCTGGTATTGTATGTACCTGTGTACAGATTGTCATCACTTTGTTTCAAAACCAGCTCCGCGTACAGGGTAACGACTCTGAAGCTACGAAGGCGATAGCTGAGGATAAACATAAAAGTGTTGAAAAGATTAACGATGACAGATCAGTTAGCACTATTTCTGTTGGAGGCAACACAAAAGATCCCAAAGACTCTCCAACACACGTTTACACAGGCGTGCCTCCTTCTGGTCCAAATGGAGACCTGACGGGTCACAGCAGCCCCATAAAGGAAATAAACACAGACAGCAGTGATGGACCTCCACCAAAGGTCTCAAAGGCCAGCAAGATGGCAGCTAAGCCCAGTAACTCTCCAAGCGCTCAGGTGAGGGCAGCCAAGAGCGTGGTGGCTGTAGCCAGCGTGTTCGTGGTCTGCTGGGTGACTCATCTGCTGCTCCGCATCACCAACAACATCCACACATCGCCCATAGTGAAGGAGGTGGCAAGCTATATAGCAGCCTCCTACACCTGCATCATCCCCTACATATTCCTGTACGGAGTTAAAAAACTGTCTTGCTCATGCAAAAGGTAG